The following is a genomic window from Roseitalea porphyridii.
ACATAGGCGGCAAAGCCAAGCCACGAATAGTCGAACAGCGCCTTCAGCCAGATGTTGTGCGTATCGGTGCCGAACCGGCGGCCGAACTCGAGCGGGCCGATGCCGAGCGGGTGCTCGGTCGCCTTGAACAGGCCGAGCACCTGGTTCGAAAAGCGTCCGCCCTGGCCCGCATCATAATCCTGGACCAGGCGGGCGCGCTCGACCAGCATCTCGCGCACGGTGTCGATCTGCAACGCGATGCCCAGCGCGATGACGATCGCAACGAACGCCGCCACCGACAGCGCCAGGACACGCAGCCGGAACGCCGGCGTCGGCGAGGCGATCAGCAGCGTCATCGTCAGAAGAAGCGCGCAGACGACGAACAGGCCCCAGCCGGCGCGCGAGAAGGAAAGAAACAGGGCGAGCACGAGCACGGCAAGCAGCGGCAGCCGCCACAGGGCGCCCTGAGCGGGCGCGTCAGAACGCCGTGAAGGCACCAGATGGTCGGCAGTGCGAGAAAGGGCGCGAACACGTTCGGGTCCTGAAAGGCGCCCATCGCGCGACCGTAACGAGTGAAGATCTCGGCGCCGGGCAACAGGCCGAAATAGCCGACGATTCCCAGAAAGCCGGTCAGGACCGCGGCGGTCAGATAGCCGTTCATGATCACGTTCAGCCGCCGCCAGTCCGCCGCGATCACCGCAGCAAAGAAGATCGCGGTGAAGGCGAGAAAGAAGCCGACGGCCAGATAGAGCGGCGCGTCCCGCCAGTTTGCCATCGTCATCATCGAGATGACGCCGCCGATGTTGAAGACGACGAGCAGCACCGTCAGCGGCATGATCGCGGCGGGCAGGCGCAGCCCGCACAGGAACCATATGGCGACGAGCCCCACCATGAACAGTTCGTACGGCGCCGGCTCGTTGATCACGAAGCCGCTCAGGAACGCGCTCAGCCAGATGGCGAACGCCGCCAGCAATCCGCCGAGCGCGCGGTTCCTGTCGACCGGCGAGAGGGGCGGGGCGGCGGTCGTCAATAGGCGTTTTCCGTGTTCAGAAGGCTGATCGGCGTCAGGAACAGGATCTTCAGGTCGAGCAGCAGCGACCAGTTTTCAATGTAGTAGAGGTCGTACTCGGTGCGCTTCTTGATCTTCTCGTCCGTATCGACCTCGCCGCGCCAGCCATTGATCTGTGCCCAGCCGGTGACGCCCGGCTTCACCCGATGCCGCGCGAAATAGCCGTCCACCACCTCGCCATAGAGCTTGTCACGGGTCTGGGCGTGAACGGCGTGCGGACGCGGGCCGACCAGCGACAGATCGCCCTTGAGCGCGTTGAAGAACTGCGGCAGCTCGTCTATCGAGGTCTTGCGGATGAACCGGCCGACGGGCGTCACGCGCGGATCGTTGCGGGTCACCGCGTTGCGCGCCGTCGCGTCCTGCTGATCCACATACATCGAGCGGAACTTGTAGACGTTGATGATCTCGTTGTTGAAGCCGTGCCGCTTCTGCACGAAGATCACGGGGCCCTTCGATGTCAGCCGCACCGCGATCGCCGTCGCCAGCATGATCGGCGAGAGCACGATGATCCCCAGAAGCGAGAAGACGATATCGAAGCCGCGCTTGGCGACGCGGTCCCAGTCGCGGATCGGCCGGTCGAAAATGTCGAACATCGGCACCTTGCCGATGAACGAATAGGTGCGCGGCCGGAAACGGAGCTTGTGGGAATGGGCCGAAAGGCGGATGTCGACCGGCAGCACCCAGAGCTTCTTGAGCATGTGCAGCACGCGGTTCTCCGCATCGAGCGGCAGCGAGACGATCAGCATGGAGATGCGGGCGCGCCGGGTGAACTCGACCAGCTCCTCGATGTTGCCGAGCTTCGGGTAGCCCGCCACGATCAGCGGTGAACGCTCGTCGTCGCGGTCGTCGAAGATGCCGCAGATGCGCACGTCATTGTCCGGCTGCGCCTCCATGGCGCGGATCAGCTTCTCGGCGGCCTTGCCGCCCCCGACGATGACCGCGCGCCGCTCCATGGTGCCGTTGCGCGCCCATTTCCGCACGAGCCAGTTCAATGTGAGCCGCACGGCGAACAGCAGAACGAGGCCGGCCAGGAACCACGATCCGAACCAGACCCGCGAGAAGTCCTCCGAGGTCTTCATGAAGAACGCCGTCAGGGCCATGACGGCGAACGCGGCCGTCCACATCGCGGCCACGCGCGGGAAGAACGCAACCGAGTTGCGGATCGCACGGATCTGATAGGCGTCGGCCACCTCGGCGAAGATCACGTAGAGCGCCGAACCGGTGATGATGGCGGCGGGATAGTCCAGGAGCATGCCCTGCGGCACGCCCACATAGACCAGCATGATCAGAACCGAGATCGCGGCAAGCGCGAGGAATTCGCCGACGCGCAGCAATCCGCTGACCATCGACGGCGAGATCGTGTCGCGCCGGTATTCGTCCGCGATCCGCGCGGCCAGCGAATTGAGCTGGCCCTCCTTGATGACCAGTTCGTCGCCCGTCTGGTAGGCGCGGACGGTCTCCGGCGTGTAGCGCAGGCGCGGGTCGATCTCGTTCATCACTGCTTTCCGTTCGCGATTGCCGCGAAAGCCTATCGGGGCAGGCTTAAGAAACGCTTGATGAAGGCCCCGATCCCGGCCCCGCCGCGCCTCGCGCGCGGGCAAGCGCCTCGCGATAGGTTTCGATGATCGCGCCGGCCATCGTCTCGGCGCTGAAGCGGGCCCTGAGATCGGCCACGGGCGGCATCTGCCTTGCCAGCCGGTCGGGCTCGGAGAGGGCCCTGTCCATCGCTACGGTCAGTTCGGCGCCTTCGGGCGCGATCAGGGCAGGGTTCTCTGGCCCCATGATCTCTGGAATGCCGCCGACATGGCTTGCGATCAGGGGTTTGCCGGCGGCAAGCGCTTCGAGCACGATGTAGGGCATCGCCTCGGCGCGCGAGGGCATGGCGACGGCGCGGGCAAGCGCGAACGCCTGCCGGGCCGGCATCGGGTCGCGCAGGGCGATCGCGTCGCCGAGCCCCGCATCGGCAATGCGGCCCGCGATGGCGTCGCGATCAGGGCCCGCGCCGACCATCACGCCAGAGACCTGCGGATGCGGACCGCCGCGCAGCGCGCCGATGGCGTCGACGAACAGGTCCGGCCCCTTCAGCATGCGCATTTCGCCGATGAACAGAAAGTCCGCCGCATCGGGCGCGGCGGGGACCGGTTCGAACTCGCCGGGGGCAAGCCCGTTATGGACAACGCGGGTCGGACAGCGCGGCTCGCCGATCTTGGCGCGCCAGGTCTGGCGTTCGTAGTCGGCCACGAAGAGGATCGTCTCGCAGACCCGTTCCAGCATGCGCTCGACGGCGAAGTACAGCCGGCCGCTGCGGCTCGCCGGGTCGTAGTGAAGGCTGCCCCCATGCGGCGAATAAATCCGTGCCGGCCGCCTGGAGCGGTTCGCCATCGCACCCACAGCGCGCGCGAAAACGCCGCCCTTGGCGCCGTGGCCATGGACCACGTCGGGCTCCATTTTCCTCAGCAACGCCAGTATGTTGCGGGCAGCTCCAATGTCCCCGGGTCCGATCGAGCGGGCCATCGGCACCCGCCGCAGGCCGAGCGCGAGGCCTTCGGCCAGTTCGGCCAGCATCGGTTCATTGTAGCCAGCCGTGCCGGCAACGTCGCAGATCAGGCCGACCCGGTGACCGGCCGCGCCCTGGGCGTCGGCCAGATCGCGCACATGGCGCAGAACGCCGCCCATGGGCGCCCTCAGCACATGGACGATCGTCAGGCTCGGCGCGTCGGCCATCGCATCAGGGCCGGTCAGAACAACCGTTCGCGGACATAGATCGTGTCGCCCGGCAGGATCGGGTCGGAGATCAGCACACGGCCGGTCATGACGCGGCCGTTGATGTGGCGGGTGATGTCGGCATTGGCCTGGTTGGCGCGGGCCGAAAAGCCGCCCGCCGAGGCGATGGCGGTCTGCACGGTCATGCCCGGCACGTAGGAGTATTGGCCCGCGGCGCCGACCTCGCCCATCACGAAGATCGGCCGATAGGTCTCGACCTGTACCGAAACGTCCGGATTGCGCAGGAAGCCCTGGCGCAGCTCGGTGGCGATGGCGCTTTCGAGCTGGTGGACGGTGCGGCCGCGCGCCGGCACGGCGCCGACGAGCGGAAACGAGATATAGCCCGACTGGTCGACCGCGTAGGCGTTGGTCAGATCGGCCTGGTCGAAGACCGTGACCCGGACCTGGTCGCCGGCATCGAGCGTATAGGGCTGGTTGATCGCCTCGTGGAATGCTGGCGGGGCGGGGCGATAGCCCGAGCAGGCCGCCAGCGCGAGCATGGCGGCGGCGGCGAAACCTCGCATGACAAAGGAGCGCAACTGAACACGCATTGGCACTTCCAACCGTTCATCGAAAGGCGCGTGGTGCGCCCTGGTCGGTACGGTTATCGCGTCATTAGGGTTAATGGCCGGTAAAGCGGGCGGGGTCGGCGCTCCGCCGCCCGGCATGATTTACGCTTCGTCAATCCCGGTGAACGAAGTCTGAAGGGCCGGTTTACACCATGGAAACCATACCGGTTTACGCTCGCCGGCAAGTACCGCGTTGCCGGAGTGTGCACATGGCCGTTTCGTCCTATCAGTCGCAAGACGCCGACCTCGATGTCGGCCGGCTGTTCTCGGCCCTATGGCGCGACAAGTGGATCATCGTGATCGGGGCGCTGGCGATCACCGCGATCGTCACGCTTCTTTTGTTGATGGCAACACCGCAATATCGCGGCGATGCCCGCGTGCTGATCGATGCCGGCGAGTCCGTCTTCACGCGCCCCGATCGCGACCCGCTGGCCGATCAGACGCTGCTCGACCAGGAAGCGATCGCCAGCCAGGTCCAGATCATCACTTCGACCGATCTCCTGCTCCAGGTGGCGGAACAACTCGATCTGGCGTCGCGCGAGGAGTTCAACGCCGACGCCAACCTCTCGGCCTTCCGGCGCGGGCTGATCCTGATCGGCCTTGCCGCGGACCCGTCCGAGCGCAGCCAGGAACAGCAGGTGCTCACCGCAATCCGCGAACGGCTTTCGGTTTATCCGGTCGAGAACTCGCGCGTCATCGTGATCGGCTTCCGGTCCTCCGATCCCGAACTTGCGGCCCGCGTTCCCAACACGCTGGCCGAGGCCTATGTCGCCCTCGAAAGCCGGGCGCAGCTCCAGAACACGGGCGCGGCCGCCGACTATCTCGAGCGCGAGATTGCCGACCTGCAGCAGGAGGTGCGCGCCGCAGAGGCGGCCGTCGCCGACTATCGGGCGGAGAACGGGTTGCTGCTGGGGGAGAACAATGCCGTTCTGGCCACCCAACAGCTTGCCGAACTGTCGACCGAGCTGTCGCGGGTCAGGGCCGAACGGTCGGCGACCGAGGCGCGGGTGCGCAGCGTGGAAGCCGCGCTCGAAAATGGCGTGTCCGTCGACACGCTGCCCGACGTGATCGCCTCGCCCGTCATCGCCCGGCTGACCGAGCAGCGCGCGAACCTGCAGGCCGAACTGGCCGATCTGTCGACCACGCTGCTGCCCGGCCATCCGCGCATGCAGGCGCTGCAGTCGCAGATCGAGGGTCTGGGTGCGCAGATCCGCGCGCAGGCGCGCAACGTGCTCGCCGGCCTCCGCAACGAGGCCGGGATCGCCCGTGATCGTGAGGCCGAACTGGGCGCCGATCTCAACACGCTCAAGGCCGCCTCGGCCGACGCCAACGACAGCGAGGTCGAACTGCGCGCGCTCGAGCGCGAGGCGGCCTCCAAACGGGCGCTGCTGGAGACCTATCTGGTGCGTTTCCGCGAAGCCCAGTCGCGCGATCAGGGAGAGTACGCCCCGGCGAAGGCGCGCCTGATCTCGTCCGCCACCGTGCCGATCGAGCCGTCCTTTCCGCGCATGGTGCCGCTCATCGGTGCGACCTTCTTTGCGTCCCTTCTATTCATGATCGTCGTCACGCTTATGCGCGAACTGTTTTCAGGCCGCGCTCTGGTTCCGGCGGCAAATGCGCCGGCGGTTTCCGATGCGGCATCGGCGGCCCCTGCCGTCAGCGAGCCCGTCGCGCCGGCCGCCACGCCCTCGGTCGCTGACGCCGAGCCCGAGCAGGTGGGCCGTGCGGCGCCCGCTGCCGCACCTGCCCGTGCCGAAGGGCCGGCCAACGACAATTTCTCGGTCTCCGCGGTCGCCGACAAGCTCATCCGGCGCGGTGCCGGCCGGGCGCTGATCGTCGCGCCGCCGGGCGGCACCGCCGCGCCGAATGTCGTCGGCATCGCGCGGCGGCTCGACGAGAAGGGCCTTCGCACCATCGTGCTCGATCTGTCGGGAACCGGCTATGCCGGCGGCCTGATGGACGCCGATCCGGCCGAGCCGGGCATCACCGATCTTCTGGCCGCGCAAGCCTCCTATTCGGAGGTCATCTTCGGCGACAGCCGGTCCGGGGCCCATGTCATGCCTTCGGGCGGCGCCGATCCGGAACGCGCGCTGGCGGGCATCGAACGGCTCCCGATCATCCTCGATGGCCTCGCGTCCGCCTACGACATCGTGGTCGTCGACTGCGGCGTCACCGACGCGGCCGGTCTGGCCCGGCTTGCCAGCCACGAAAGCGAGATCATCCTTTCGGTCGACCCCGAAAGCGGCGATGCCGCGGTCGAGGCGGCGCAGGACCTGGCCGATGGCGGCTACGACGATGTGCTGATCGTGCTGGGCGAGGATGATGCCTCGCCCGATCCCGATACGCCCGTCGATCTGCGCAAGGCGGGGTGAGCGGCTAGATCCTTGCGACCTAAGAGCGGCTTGCGAGCGCCTTGCGCACCCGTTTTGCAAGGGCCCAGGCCCGTTCGTTGGACTTGAGCGCCCGCACGAGGCGGCTCCGGCCGGTCTGGGCGGCCGCCCGCATCTTGCCCGGCAGCGTGAGGCCGATCGTCGTGTCGTAGTGCGTGGTCTCGATATCGCACCAGGCACGCTTGTATCGTTCGTCCCCGATGCCGAAGTCGAAGATCCTCACTCCCGTCTCGCAGGCGTGGGCGATCATGCTGAAAAAGAGCTGTTCGCCGGGTCTCGCTGGCGCATGGTGGACGTCGAACGTGCCGAACTCGACCGTCATCCGGCCGTCGAGCGTCGTCGTGCCGGCGATGGCGATGATCTCGTCGTCCAGCGTCAGGGCGTGCAGTTCATGCTGCGGGCCGTGCTCGGTGAACAGCACCCTGAAGAACGCCTGCGTGCGCGCGTCGCCAAAGACGTCGGAAATGCCGGCCGCCCTGAACCGTTCCGCCTTCAGCGCAAAGAAGCGGTCGAGCGCGGCCGGCGCATCCGCCACGGGAACCGGATGGTGGAACGCGACGGTCCCGATCGCGTCGAGCTTGCGCCGGTAGCTGCGTATCTTCTTGCGTTTGTTCTTGCCGCCGCGTTCGGTCAGCAGCGTGTCGAAGTCGCTGTCGATTGCGAACGAAAGCGCGATGTTCGGGCTCTGGACGCTCGTGCCGAAGACGAACGGATTGGCGATGCCGTTCCAGACGGCGTGCTGGCGCTCCAGTATGATCGAGCCGGCCGGGCAGTCCGCCGCCCGCAGCGCCGCCTTGATCGCCGGCTCTCCCGCGCGCGCCAGTGCCTCGATGTCGGCACGGCGACCGACGGGAAAGTTCCCGTTCGCGTGGCGCCCGCCGCAATAGCCGGCGACCCCGTTTCCGCACAGTTCGAGCGGCAGCAGGACCGGACCATGGCCATCCGTGGCGAAGGTCAGGAACATCGGTTCGCAGCCGGCCGTGCCGACCCAGGCCGAAAGCATTGCCGGGTGCTGGTAGCCGGTGTGGATCATGTCGGGCGTGATCGCATCGATTGCGGTGCGCGCGGCGGCGACGCCCGCGATGACCTCGACCGAGACCGCCGGCACGCGCGCGGCGGTGGCGGCGCCGGTCCGCTGAAACGTTGCGTCAACCATTCCTTCAACCCTTTCACCGTACCTTAAGCCGATGCGGGTTTCATTTCCGTTGAAGGCCGCCGGCCAATTGCCCCGGTCGGGCGGTCACTGACGTGCAGGATAGGTGATGTACAAGACGCTGTGGCGGAAGTCGGTCATGATCGGCGCGCGCGCGACAGGCCTGTCCGCCGTGTCCCAGCGGCTCTTCGGCGGTATGGGCGCGATCTTCATGCTGCATCGGATCGGGCCGCCGCAGAACGCCTCTGGGCTCAACGCGTTCCTGTCCTGCGCTCCGGATTTCCTGGACGAGCTGTTCGGCACGCTCAAGCGCGAGGGCTGGCGCTTCGTCACGCTCGACGAGGTCGCCGATCGCCTGCGCGCGGGCCATCGCGACGAGCGTTTCGCCGCCGTGACGCTCGATGACGGCTACCGCGACAACGCCGAACTCGGCGCGCCGGTCTTTGCGGCGCACGAAGTGCCTTATGCGGTGTTCATCTGCCCGGGGCTCATCGATGGTTCGACCTATCTGTGGTGGGAGATCGCGGCGCGGATCATCGAAAGCCGCGACACGGTTCGCTTCCGCACGCACGACGATGCGATCGAACTGCTCTGCGCCACCGCCGCGCAGAAGCAGGCCGCATACGATCGCCTTACCGGCTATCTGACGAGCGAAGTCGACGAGGACGCCCAGCGGGTCCTGATGACGCGATTCGCGGCCGATCACGGCGTCGATGTCGATGCGCACCGGCGCGCGTCGATCATGGACTGGGACGAGGTCCGCGCGCTTGCCGCCGATCCGCTGTGCACGATCGGCGCCCACACGTCCCACCATTTCAGCCTCAGGCGCCTCGAACGAAACCGCGCGATGGAGGAGATCGCCGGATCGGTGCGGCGCATCGGCGCCGAGATCGGCCAGACGCCGCGTCATTTCGCCTATCCCTATGGCGGTCCGTCTGCGGTCGGCGAACGCGAGGTCGATCTCGTTCGCCAGGCCGGTCTCGCCACGGCGGTGACCACGCGCCATGGCCTTCTGCAGCCCGGCCACGCCGACCATCTGCACGCCCTGCCGCGCATTTCGCTGAACGGCGAGTATCAGCAGCCGCACTATGTCGAGACGATGCTGAGCGGGTTGACCGTGGCGCTCGCCAACCGGGGTCGGCGCCTGGTCACGCTTTGAGCCTCAGCGGGCGTCCTCGCGCCGCGCCGGTCGTTCCATCCATGAGATGATGAACATGGCCGGCACCACCCAGACCAGCCCCGAGAGCCCGAAGAAGGCCAGATGCACATACCATGCGCTGTCGGCCAGCCGCGCCGAGGCGATCGCCATCGCGACCAGCGCATAGACGATCACCAGCGCCACCAGCGCGACCATGCCGATGAATTTTCTCAGCCTTTGCGGCATCGGGTCTTCCTCTTTGACCGCCGATCTAGCACATGCGATCGCCGTGCCAAGCCCCGCACGCTGCGGCAAAGCTGCACTTGCCAGTCCGCCGGCCATTTGCCATCTGCGCTGCGACCCGACAGCGAGCCGGACCATGAGTGCCGTCACCACACCAGCAATGCAGACCCCTGATATCAGACGCGCGGACGCCGAACTGCGCCATCGCGCTCAGGTGCGCGGCTGGCTCTATTTCACGGCTCTCGTCCTGCTTGTGCTCGTCACCGTCGGTGGCGCCACAAGGCTGACCGATTCGGGCCTGTCGATCACCGAATGGGCGCCGATCCACGGGGTCATCCCGCCGCTGACCGAGGCGCAGTGGGAAGAGGAGCTCGAACGCTACCGGCAGATACCGGAGTACCAGGTCGTCAATCGCGGCATGTCCATGGCCGAGTTCCAGTTCATCTACTGGTGGGAATGGGGCCACCGGTTCCTGGCGCGGGCGCTTGGCCTCGTATTCGCAGTGCCGCTCGCCTTCTTCTGGCTGACCGGCCGGCTGGACAGGCGCGTGAAGCTGCCGCTGCTGGGCCTTCTTGCGCTCGGCGGTCTGCAGGGCTTCATCGGCTGGTGGATGGTCTCGTCGGGCCTGACCGAGCGGGTCGACGTCAGCCACTATCGCTTGGCCGTGCATCTGTGCATGGCGGCGCTGATCCTGGGCTGGATCGTCTGGGTCGCGCGCGGGCTCGCCCCGCACGCCCGCGATCTCAAGCCGACCGCGCGATCGAGCCTGTGGGCCGGCATCGTCGCCGGTCTTGTCTTCGTGCAGATCTATCTGGGCGCCCTCGTCGCCGGGCTCGATGCGGGCTGGGTATTCAACGAGTGGCCGATGATGGGCGAGGGGCTGTTTCCGGCCGTGATGTGGGAGCCGGCGCTCGGCTGGCGCAACTGGGTCGAAAACCCGGCCATCGTCCAGTTTGCTCATCGCACGGGCGCCTACGTGCTGCTGGCGGTCATCGTCGGCCACGTCTGGTCGTGCTGGCGCTGGGCCCCGGGTTCGACGCATGCCCGCCGGGCCATGGTGCTGCTCGGACTGGTGCTCGCGCAGGCCCTTGTCGGCATCGTCACGCTGGTGATGGAAGTGCCGCTCTTCTGGGCCCTCGTGCACCAGGCGCTGGCCTTCTTCACGCTGGCCTTCGCGGTCGCGCACTGGCGCGCCATGGTCGGCCCGCTGCCGCTGTCGAACGGCCGCCGGCACCTGCACGCCTGACCGCGATCAGTCGAAGCGGACGTCCGCCTTCGACAGCATCAGGTCCAGGTTCTGGACGGCCGCGCCCGAGGCGCCTTTGCCCAGATTGTCGAGCGAGGCGATGAGGTTCATCTGCCCGTCGCCCGGCGTGCCGCAGACATAGAGCCGCATCCGGTCGGTTCCCGCCATCTCGGTGGCATCGTTCCGCGCAAGCCCCGCGCTCTCGTCCAGTTCGACCACCTCGACGACGCTCTGGCCGGCATAGTGGGTCTCCAGCGCCTCGTGCACGCGCTCCATGGAGGCATTGTCGTTCAGATGCGCCGCATGCAGCGGCACGTTGACCAGCATGCCCTGCGCGAACCGGCCGACCGAGGGCGTGAAGACCGGCCGTGTCGAAAGCCCCGAGCGCTCCATGATCTCGGGCACGTGCTTGTGGCGCAGTGACAGCGCATAGGCAAAGAACGGCGCGGCGATGCGGTCGTCCGCCGTCTGGTCCTCCATCTGCCGGATCATCTGCTTGCCGCCGCCCGAATAGCCGGAGACCGCGTTGATCGTCAGCGGGTAGTCGGGCGGCAGGATACCGGCCAGCACGAGCGGCCGCACAAGGCCGATCGCCCCGGTCGAATAACAGCCCGGATTGGAGACCAGGCGCGCCTCGGCGATGCGGCTTGCCTGGCCTGGCTCGGCCTCGGCGAAACCGTAGACCCAGTCCGGGTCGGTCCGGTGCGCGGTAGATGCATCGATGAACCGCGTCTCGGCACCCTCGGCCAGCTTGACCGCTTCGCGCGCCGCATCGTCGGGCAGGCACAGGATGGCGATCTCGGCCTCGCGGAGCAGGGCGGTGCGCTTTTCGGCATCGCGCCGGTCGTCGGCGGCGAGCGACAAGAGCGCGATGTCGGTGCGCTTGGCGAGCCGGTCGCGGATTTGCAGCCCCGTCGTGCCATGCTCGCCGTCGATGAATATCTTTGCTGCCATGGAAACCCTGAACGTCTTTCGTTTCAATATGTTGCCGCGGACTTCGGACTCAGGTCGCGAACCCGTTGAATCGCGATCTCAACGGCTTGAATCACTGTCTCAGCCGGCCGCCTTGCGCGCCGCCAGAAGCCCAAGATAGTGCATCGCCACCGTCGCCCCGGCGATGGCCGTGATATCGGCGTGATCGTAGGCCGGCGCAACCTCCACGACGTCCGCGCCGACCAGTTGCAGGTTCTTCAGATGCATCAGCGTGCCCAGCATCTTCGCGCTTGAGGGGCCGCCGGCGACAGGCGTTCCGGTACCCGGAGCGAACGCCGGATCGAGGCAATCGATATCGAAAGTGATGTAGGCCTTGCCGCCGCCAACGCGCGCATAGATCGCTTCGGCGATCTCGGTCGCGCGCATGTCCTCGAGGCGATGCGCGTCGATGATCTCGATCCCGCAGGTCGCGGGCGCATGGGTGCGGATGCCGATCTGGATCGACCGATCCGGATCGATGATGCCATCACGCGCCGCGCGACCGACGAACGAGCCATGGTCGATCCGGTTGCCGTCGTCCGGCCAGGTGTCCTGATGGGCGTCGAACTGGATCAGGGCGAGGGGCCCGTGCGCGGCCGCGTGCGCCTTCAGCAGCGGCCAGGTGACGAAATGGTCGCCGCCCAGCGCCAGAACAAACGCGCCCGCCGCGATGACAGCGCGCGCGGCGGCCTCGATGCGCGCCGGCGTTTCGGCATGATTGCCGTAGTCGAGCAGCACGTCCCCGGCGTCGATCACCGCGAGATCGGCGAACAGATCGTTGGCGAACGGGTATTGCGGATCATTGTCCATGATCGCCGAGGCGCGGCGGATCGCCTGCGGGCCGAACCGGGCGCCCGGCCGGTTGGAGACGGCCGCGTCGAACGGGATGCCGAGCACGGCGACATCGGCGCCGGCCGGATCCTTGGAATATTTGCGGCGCATGAACGATGTCACGCCCGCATAGGTCGGATCGCCGGCCGCGCCGGTCAGCGGGCCTTCGGCGATCGCATGGTCGATGGAGCTTGAGGGCATCGGTCGGGCCTGTTCACAGCGCTGGAACGTCCATCGCGTTCAACAGCTTTCGCGCCCCGTTGGCAACCGACTTGCGGCGATCATCGGCGAGCGCGCGCACCCGCACCTCGATGCGCGGGATGATCGCCGCATCGCGTTTCACCCAGCGCTGGAGCGTCTTCATCGTCATGTTCAGGGCGATCCAGTCGTCTTCCTCTTGCAGATTGCGGATCATGATCGCCGTCGCGGCGGCGCGCTGCTTGGCCGTGAGCCGTTTCTCATGCTCGAGGAACAGTTGCGCCAGCGTCCATTTGGCCGAGGGCTGGTCGATCGCCGAGACCTCGGTGATGAACCGGTCCGCCCACGCCGGGAACCAGTCGGGCCGCGCCTTGAAGACACGCCGGCAGGCGTTCGAGGTACGCAGGCGCACGATCGCGTCCTCGCTGAAATAGCAGTCGAACAGTTCGTCCATGCGACCCGGATCGTCGAGAACGATCTCGACCACTTCGAGCGTGCGGCCCAACGAGTTGGGATGGCCGCCGGCAAGCATCATGCGGAACGGTTCCATGTCCATTCATAGCCGCGACCGCGCCAACAAAAAAGCGGGGCCGGGGCCCCGCTTCGGTCTCTGCTGACAGGCGCCGAAAGATCAGCGCTTGGAGAACTGGAAGCTCCGGCGTGCCTTGGCCCGGCCGT
Proteins encoded in this region:
- a CDS encoding polysaccharide deacetylase family protein, giving the protein MYKTLWRKSVMIGARATGLSAVSQRLFGGMGAIFMLHRIGPPQNASGLNAFLSCAPDFLDELFGTLKREGWRFVTLDEVADRLRAGHRDERFAAVTLDDGYRDNAELGAPVFAAHEVPYAVFICPGLIDGSTYLWWEIAARIIESRDTVRFRTHDDAIELLCATAAQKQAAYDRLTGYLTSEVDEDAQRVLMTRFAADHGVDVDAHRRASIMDWDEVRALAADPLCTIGAHTSHHFSLRRLERNRAMEEIAGSVRRIGAEIGQTPRHFAYPYGGPSAVGEREVDLVRQAGLATAVTTRHGLLQPGHADHLHALPRISLNGEYQQPHYVETMLSGLTVALANRGRRLVTL
- a CDS encoding DUF2842 domain-containing protein — encoded protein: MPQRLRKFIGMVALVALVIVYALVAMAIASARLADSAWYVHLAFFGLSGLVWVVPAMFIISWMERPARREDAR
- a CDS encoding COX15/CtaA family protein → MSAVTTPAMQTPDIRRADAELRHRAQVRGWLYFTALVLLVLVTVGGATRLTDSGLSITEWAPIHGVIPPLTEAQWEEELERYRQIPEYQVVNRGMSMAEFQFIYWWEWGHRFLARALGLVFAVPLAFFWLTGRLDRRVKLPLLGLLALGGLQGFIGWWMVSSGLTERVDVSHYRLAVHLCMAALILGWIVWVARGLAPHARDLKPTARSSLWAGIVAGLVFVQIYLGALVAGLDAGWVFNEWPMMGEGLFPAVMWEPALGWRNWVENPAIVQFAHRTGAYVLLAVIVGHVWSCWRWAPGSTHARRAMVLLGLVLAQALVGIVTLVMEVPLFWALVHQALAFFTLAFAVAHWRAMVGPLPLSNGRRHLHA
- the argC gene encoding N-acetyl-gamma-glutamyl-phosphate reductase produces the protein MAAKIFIDGEHGTTGLQIRDRLAKRTDIALLSLAADDRRDAEKRTALLREAEIAILCLPDDAAREAVKLAEGAETRFIDASTAHRTDPDWVYGFAEAEPGQASRIAEARLVSNPGCYSTGAIGLVRPLVLAGILPPDYPLTINAVSGYSGGGKQMIRQMEDQTADDRIAAPFFAYALSLRHKHVPEIMERSGLSTRPVFTPSVGRFAQGMLVNVPLHAAHLNDNASMERVHEALETHYAGQSVVEVVELDESAGLARNDATEMAGTDRMRLYVCGTPGDGQMNLIASLDNLGKGASGAAVQNLDLMLSKADVRFD
- the speB gene encoding agmatinase, with translation MPSSSIDHAIAEGPLTGAAGDPTYAGVTSFMRRKYSKDPAGADVAVLGIPFDAAVSNRPGARFGPQAIRRASAIMDNDPQYPFANDLFADLAVIDAGDVLLDYGNHAETPARIEAAARAVIAAGAFVLALGGDHFVTWPLLKAHAAAHGPLALIQFDAHQDTWPDDGNRIDHGSFVGRAARDGIIDPDRSIQIGIRTHAPATCGIEIIDAHRLEDMRATEIAEAIYARVGGGKAYITFDIDCLDPAFAPGTGTPVAGGPSSAKMLGTLMHLKNLQLVGADVVEVAPAYDHADITAIAGATVAMHYLGLLAARKAAG